The proteins below come from a single Stomoxys calcitrans chromosome 1, idStoCalc2.1, whole genome shotgun sequence genomic window:
- the LOC106086272 gene encoding mediator of RNA polymerase II transcription subunit 12 isoform X4: MLLLQEKRPLKRSRLGPPDVYPQEAKQREDELTPSNVKHGFATMPPLSDEFGTAHTSNVNASKVASFFNAILAKKEELMTLQDTVRKKQQINFKDNFWPVSPRTKTALDAWFKDLAGNKPLLSLAKKAPSFNKKEEILITLCDHQVNMQRATWFIKLSAAYTASVSESKNKKRNLVDPVTEWTGIMVKFMKDLLPKLQEYYHLSEKCSPAERALMSGYGAPATQNNNPSQINSASHVPNSLTTVPSMASPVPMLSPANNQTSAASTLGGAISNNSTPLVGCSTSQSGIPGSGNMPGSGSSISGTGSNFEDSRNALKYWNYCAQLSKYMHEESLLDRQEFLNWILELLDKMRTQTTFDESLKKLILTFAMQYMHDFVQSERLCRKMAYIVAKKLSNLLNGVIDQQQQINGNQKQLLPAGVTPMDVDEDVEKKKLILDPYETALNEYLSCPHHRDIVLYLSTILQIITIECPTAMVWCGIGENRAPAALCGSPLDHLPLAPSALPMPSKCPITNAEVRRQLKSIESDIVLRSKHAEARWFAEKWQNADKNSYTHVLTILDHLDTHCFDLMDQSNSIDTLYANIFQPFVSVRHEVGANGEMKEIRQEYEASTVDGNTVKILCEWAVSSQRWGEHRAVVVAILLDKRQIEVTTPCPEDLNNGQSNGSNVNDDKDSIASGAGLIGGLPVFQSVLMNFLDHDAPILDENGTVANRTQFTNLVHLFSALIRHDVFSHNAYMYTLISRGDLLEGANGMNGASLNHTKTTTTISNSVTNPVSNKPVSPTINQGFDDDFTSGLDFKHNEYDDSNVDDDLEKILQNIKEKGQVQAPDSPKIPEHNNSSSISRHYIYTKHFPIPQDDPSMSYSSESNQRYILLFGVGKERDEKKHAVKKMSKEICKLFTKKFSIDVAEGGKVKKHSRNEFNFEATTSKCQNMAYFDQHVVTSQCAATVLEQLNGFAVGSNNYLPVQEHVAFLFDLMEMALNIHSLLELCDQILKELPEVENQLQAKKSNMIRSYTTSLGLYIVGILRRYHSCLLLSPDQTISVFEGLCRIIKHVGNPAECSSAERCILAYLNDLYEACHLLRSKEQEAEFFLQISNIKKFKDIINHPEQLGMVPQTYNSQFMQEFFTSPKRGGKIDPLWLRQLHESPANIYSFVSNVIFAVCHETDNDRLNDIAIACAELTAGCNALSEEWIDALCSICKAMNKKRYPHLSQIDIQNSKIHNSLAVFICILVARHCFSLADFVLKFALPTLANAYPDGCEITPDAESGARLTCHLVLKLFKTIEIPQPGMYSVSTSPNPLNAVNSSSNIKLSCDRHLLIAAHKNIPLEAVLAVLKAILIVVDTTALKTPTMAGNNSAGGAFGSGSKRGSGFNTPVHPGSTPKSNDRPVDISQILGTSDLTSLAGDHDHDMSQPLSTTPLNANHGSGGEQISLLEFAQHVLKQICAQEHVLERCLKNSDKLCDMVFDDMLTPKQSQSILHMICYSEAEYSIISELDQRSMIVRILENLGQWTLRISLLDLQLMHKQSINNASELTTWLDTVARAAIDVFLMEEVISPHGGKAEHRPKPSTWLVAPLVSNLTSAVQGRILRVAGQVLESMNYFSKTSKADNNSSCSGDEREKSNSCGSASSSYSGGSNGSSRSKKMPLNYQPFLGLILTCLKGQDEYKENLLVSLYSQLSQCLQSYAEFDTMGGVDDPQGREEMLDALQLRFSLVGGMFDSILKNGTSITDWAILLAQLVCQGVIDQSTNRELFTSVVDMLTTLVHSTLVSDSQSERDEKFYSNLMKKLKKEIGEKNNASIKVIRQLLPLYKQPTEVISCEPAGVDQKGNKINDMDKKQLRVSDKQRISVWDILEGHKNPAPLSWVWFGAVKLERKPLTYEEAHRNLKYHTHSLAKPSHYFYEALPLPPEEVEPVPEKIVKDEMKADTPSSVDQSPSAVVTGRGRGKGTTRKRKPKNAKTPPVNAQQPAQQITGPQVGQGPQQAGQQQNPITQQQQQQQQQQQQQMVQQQQQQQQQVAQQQQQPMNTQQQMGQMQMNMQMSSNVNMQQFNPNQMMQQNSMMQQQQMQGVPGNMPQQMNVGNPQQNPQMNFMGPNGPQAMQQGAMNPQQQQWQGQNQFHTMQQQQQQQQFYQQQQQGMQQMNRFERPQINNSKQALHNMLRMRQPTFSQNNPNPNFNAMQQQQQQRQAQGIPSQQQPGGLNPVQQQQMQQQQFGRAGMRGMAPNQMAGVAPNQIAPGMGNQVGMGAQGMGGQNPIMQQQMAAQGMNQGNSQMGMNQNAGMIPGAGSSNNPNMMAAQTNNGMVNAGGMMQPNVGVGVGVGGVGNNAVVNQGMVNQSGPAQFQNFNQYQQQGMNQTAGPNQQANLMGGFNQMNQRNNPGDFMAQQQQRGPGAMPGNRGQYINQAPNVTMNNMMGQGNVPPYQRQQSTGGKPGVSQQQFQQQQRMQQMLQMQGMGPQNPGASGMGQAQNQSVGQQQNPNLVAQLQRQMPNQPNMMGQQYQHPPPY, translated from the exons ATGCTTTTGCTGCAGGAAAAGCGGCCTCTTAAACGCTCACGTCTGGGACCACCAGATGTTTATCCCCAAGAGGCCAAGCAACGTGAAGATGAGCTCACGCCATCCAATGTTAAACATGGATTTGCAACAATGCCCCCTCTCTCCGATGAATTTGGAACGGCCCACACATCCAATGTCAACGCAAGCAAGGTGGCGTCTTTTTTCAATGCCATACTGGCAAAAAAGGAAGAGTTAATGACCCTGCAAGATACGGTGCGGAAAAAGCAACAAATCAATTTCAAGGACAATTTTTGGCCCGTATCGCCGCGCACCAAAACAGCCCTTGATGCATGGTTTAAGGATTTGGCCGGCAACAAGCCACTTTTGAGTTTGGCCAAAAAGGCTCCCTCGTTCAATAAAAAAGAGGAGATACTCATAACGCTGTGTGACCACCAGGTAAATATGCAGAGGGCCACTTGGTTTATTAAACTAAGTGCTGCCTATACGGCCAGTGTGTCGGAATcgaaaaataagaaaagaaatttGGTGGACCCGGTGACAGAATGGACGGGCATTATGGTGAAATTTATGAAAGATTTGCTGCCAAAATTACAGGAATATTACCACTTAAGCGAAAAGT GTTCGCCTGCCGAAAGAGCTTTGATGAGTGGATATGGGGCTCCTGCCACACAGAACAATAATCCTTCTCAGATTAACTCAGCTTCCCATGTTCCAAATTCTCTGACCACGGTGCCCTCGATGGCAAGTCCGGTACCCATGCTAAGTCCAGCCAACAATCAAACTTCTGCTGCCTCCACTCTAGGTGGTGCCATAAGCAACAATAGCACACCCTTGGTGGGTTGTTCGACTAGCCAAAGCGGTATTCCTGGATCCGGTAATATGCCTGGATCCGGTTCCTCCATATCGGGTACTGGCAGCAACTTCGAAGACAGCCGCAATGCTTTGAAATATTGGAACTATTGTGCCCAACTAAGCAAGTACATGCATGAAGAGTCCCTATTAGATAGGCAGGAATTTCTTAATTGGATCCTAGAGCTTTTGGACAAAATGCGTACCCAGACCACCTTCGATGAGTCGTTGAAGAAATTGATCTTAACCTTTGCCATGCAATACATGCATGATTTTGTACAATCCGAAAGGCTATGCCGCAAAATGGCATATATAGTTGCCAAAAAGCTGTCAAATCTCTTGAACGGAGTCATAGACCAACAGCAGCAGATAAATGGAAATCAAAAACAATTACTGCCGGCCGGAGTCACACCCATGGATGTTGATGAGGATGTGGAGAAGAAAAAGTTAATTCTAGATCCTTATGAGACGGCCCTAAATGAATATCTGTCATGTCCCCACCATCGGGATATTGTTTTGTATTTAAGCACAATTTTACAGATAATAACCATAGAATGTCCCACAGCTATGGTTTGGTGTGGCATAGGAGAAAATCGGGCACCTGCTGCCTTATGTGGCAGCCCCTTGGATCATTTGCCTTTGGCTCCCTCAGCCTTGCCTATGCCTAGTAAATGTCCCATTACCAATGCTGAGGTTCGTCGCCAGTTAAAATCCATCGAATCTGATATTGTTTTGCGTTCCAAACACGCTGAGGCTCGTTGGTTTGCGGAAAAATGGCAAAATGCTGATAAAAATTCATATACTCATGTGCTGACAATATTGGATCATTTAGATACGCATTGCTTTGATTTGATGGATCAATCAAATTCCATAGACACCTTATATGCAAATATATTTCAACCTTTTGTAAGTGTACGCCATGAAGTGGGTGCCAATGGTGAAATGAAGGAGATCCGGCAGGAGTATGAGGCCAGTACAGTGGATGGAAATACTGTAAAGATTTTGTGCGAATGGGCGGTATCGAGTCAAAG ATGGGGTGAACATCGtgcagttgttgttgctattttaTTGGACAAACGTCAAATTGAGGTTACCACCCCTTGTCCTGAAGACCTCAACAACGGCCAGAGTAATGGTAGCAATGTCAACGATGACAAAGATTCTATTGCCTCGGGTGCTGGGCTTATTGGTGGCTTGCCGGTTTTCCAATCCGTTCTTATGAATTTTCTCGATCATGATGCTCCCATACTTGATGAGAACGGAACTGTGGCCAATCGTACACAATTCACCAATTTGGTGCATCTCTTTAGTGCTCTCATACGCCATGATGTCTTCTCCCACAATGCCTATATGTACACCTTGATATCGCGAGGCGACCTTTTGGAGGGGGCAAATGGCATGAATGGCGCTAGCCTGAACCACACTAAGACCACAACAACTATTAGTAATAGTGTAACCAATCCGGTGTCCAATAAACCCGTTTCCCCAACCATCAATCAAGGTTTCGATGATGATTTCACCAGCGGTCTGGATTTCAAACACAACGAATATGATGATTCCAATGTTGATGATGATTTGgagaaaatcttacaaaataTCAAAGAAAAGGGACAAGTGCAAGCCCCGGATAGCCCTAAGATACCCGAACACAATAACAGCTCTTCCATATCACGTCATTATATATACACCAAACATTTTCCCATACCACAGGATGATCCCTCTATGTCGTATAGCAGTGAATCAAATCAGCGTTACATTCTACTATTTGGTGTGGGCAAGGAGCGTGACGAAAAGAAACATGCTGTTAAGAAAATGTCCAAGGAAATTTGTAaactttttactaaaaaatttagtattgaTGTGGCCGAGGGTGGCAAGGTGAAGAAACATTCGCGCAATGAATTCAACTTTGAGGCTACCACCAGCAAATGTCAAAATATGGCTTATTTTGATCAACATGTCGTGACTTCTCAGTGTGCTGCCACCGTTTTGGAACAGCTTAATGGCTTTGCAGTGGGCAGCAATAACTATTTACCGGTACAGGAGCATGTGGCATTTCTATTCGATCTAATGGAAATGGCTTTGAATATTCACAGTCTACTGGAATTGTGCGATCAAATACTGAAGGAACTGCCCGAGGTGGAAAATCAATTGCAAGCCAAAAAATCCAACATGATTCGCAGCTACACCACCTCCTTGGGTTTGTACATAGTGGGAATACTGCGTAGATATCACAGCTGTCTATTGCTGTCGCCAGACCAAACCATCTCTGTATTTGAGGGTTTGTGTCGCATCATCAAACATGTGGGCAATCCTGCCGAGTGCAGTTCGGCAGAGCGTTGTATTCTAGCCTACCTCAACGACCTGTATGAGGCCTGCCATTTGTTGCGCTCCAAAGAACAGGAAGCCGAATTCTTTTTGCAAATctcgaatattaaaaaattcaaagacATTATCAATCATCCGGAGCAATTGGGCATGGTTCCACAAACGTATAATTCTCAATTTATGCAGGAGTTCTTCACTTCACCCAAGCGGGGAGGAAAAATCGATCCCTTATGGCTAAGGCAACTGCATGAATCCCCGGCCAACATCTATAGTTTCGTATCGAATGTCATCTTTGCTGTATGCCATGAGACGGACAATGATCGTTTGAATGACATAGCGATTGCATGCGCTGAGCTGACAGCTGGCTGTAATGCCTTATCCGAGGAATGGATTGACGCCCTGTGTAGCATTTGTAAGGCCATGAATAAAAAGCGTTATCCACATCTCAGCCAGATCGATATACAAAATAGTAAAATACACAATTCACTGGCTGTATTCATTTGCATATTGGTCGCACGTCATTGCTTTTCTTTGGCAGATTTTGTATTGAAGTTTGCCTTGCCCACACTGGCCAATGCTTATCCGGATGGTTGTGAAATAACGCCAGATGCTGAATCGG GTGCCCGCTTAACGTGTCATCTGGTATTGAAACTTTTCAAGACCATCGAAATACCTCAACCCGGCATGTATTCGGTTAGCACTTCACCGAATCCCCTCAATGCCGTAAACAGTTCTTCCAACATTAAACTTAGTTGCGATCGCCACCTACTGATAGCAGCCCACAAGAATATACCCCTTGAAGCAGTATTGGCAGTGCTTAAGGCCATTTTAATTGTGGTCGATACCACAGCGCTAAAAACTCCCACTATGGCTGGCAATAATTCGGCAGGAGGGGCATTTGGCAGTGGCAGCAAGCGCGGCAGTGGTTTTAATACACCCGTACATCCTGGCAGTACGCCGAAGAGTAATGATCGCCCCGTCGACATAAGCCAAATATTGGGTACAAGTGATTTGACTAGTTTGGCAGGAGATCATGATCACGATATGTCTCAGCCGTTATCGACAACACCTTTGAATGCCAACCATGGGTCGGGGGGAGAGCAAATATCATTGCTGGAATTTGCCCAACATGTGCTCAAACAAATTTGTGCCCAGGAACATGTATTGGAACGATGTTTGAAAAATTCCGACAAACTATGCGATATGGTTTTCGATGATATGCTCACACCCAAGCAATCTCAATCGATCTTGCACATGATATGTTATTCAGAAGCTGAATATAGTATCATCTCAGAGCTGGACCAACGCTCTATGATTGTAAGGATTTTGGAAAATCTGGGACAGTGGACTTTGCGCATATCGTTATTGGATTTGCAGTTAATGCATAAGCAGAGCATCAATAATGCTTCAGAGCTAACCACTTGGCTGGATACTGTGGCCAGGGCGGCCATTGATGTTTTCCTTATGGAGGAAGTCATTTCGCCTCATGGTGGTAAGGCGGAACATCGGCCAAAGCCTTCAACTTGGCTGGTGGCGCCGTTGGTTTCCAATTTGACGTCTGCCGTGCAGGGTCGCATTTTACGTGTAGCTGGCCAGGTGTTGGAGAGCATGAATTACTTCTCCAAGACTTCCAAGGCGGACAATAACAGCTCATGCAGCGGAGATGAAAGGGAGAAGAGCAATAGCTGTGGCAGTGCCAGCAGTAGTTATAGTGGTGGTTCCAATGGCAGTTCTCGCAGCAAAAAAATGCCTTTGAATTATCAGCCATTTTTGGGTTTAATTCTGACCTGCCTCAAAGGCCAGGATGAGtacaaagaaaatttattgGTGTCCTTATATTCACAATTGTCGCAGTGCCTGCAATCCTATGCAGAA TTTGATACCATGGGCGGTGTGGATGATCCTCAGGGGCGCGAGGAAATGCTGGATGCCTTGCAGCTGCGTTTCTCACTGGTGGGTGGCATGTTTGATTCTATACTAAAGAATGGCACCTCAATTACCGATTGGGCCATTCTTCTGGCTCAATTGGTGTGTCAGGGTGTGATAGATCAAAGTACAAATAG AGAACTTTTCACCTCGGTGGTGGATATGTTGACCACTTTAGTGCATTCCACTCTAGTCTCCGATAGCCAATCTGAAAGAGATGAGAAATTCTATTCCAATTTAATGAAGAAACTCAAAAAGGAAATTGGAGAAAAGAACAATGCCTCCATAAAAGTTATAAGGCAATTGCTTCCTTTGTATAAACAGCCTACAGAG GTGATTTCTTGTGAACCAGCGGGTGTTGATCAGAAAGGCAATAAAATCAATGACATGGACAAGAAACAATTACGTGTCTCGGACAAGCAAAGAATTTCTGTGTGGGATATACTGGAGGGCCATAAGAATCCTGCGCCCTTGTCATGGGTTTGGTTTGGTGCAGTTAAACTAGAACGCAAACCGTTAACCTATGAAGAGGCCCATCGTAATCTTAAATATCACACCCATAGTCTGGCCAAACCCAGCCACTATTTCTATGAGGCTTTGCCCCTGCCACCCGAAGAGGTCGAACCTGTTCCCGAAAAGATTGtg AAGGATGAAATGAAAGCCGACACTCCCTCATCGGTGGATCAATCGCCTAGCGCTGTTGTCACCGGCCGTGGTCGTGGCAAAGGTACAACGCGTAAACGTAAACCCAAAAATGCCAAGACACCACCGGTAAATGCCCAGCAACCAGCGCAACAAATAACAGGACCACAAGTGGGCCAAGGTCCACAACAAGCAGGTCAACAACAAAATCCTATtacacagcaacaacaacagcagcagcaacagcaacaacagcaaatggtgcagcaacaacaacagcagcagcaacaggtggcccagcaacaacaacaaccaatgaaTACTCAACAACAAATGGGACAAATGCAAATGAACATGCAGATGAGTTCAAAT GTTAATATGCAACAATTCAATCCCAATCAAATGATGCAACAAAATTCCATGATGCAGCAACAGCAAATGCAAGGTGTACCGGGTAATATGCCACAGCAAATGAATGTGGGCAACCCTCAACAAAATCCACAAATGAACTTTATGGGTCCAAATGGACCACAGGCTATGCAACAGGGCGCTATGAATCCTCAGCAGCAACAATGGCAAGGTCAAAATCAATTCCACACcatgcaacagcagcaacaacagcaacaattctatcaacagcaacaacaaggaATGCAACAAA TGAATCGTTTTGAACGTCCTCAAATTAATAACTCCAAACAAGCGCTTCACAATATGTTGCGTATGAGACAGCCTACATTCAGTCAAAACAATCCCAATCCCAATTTCAATGCcatgcaacagcaacaacaacagcgtcAGGCCCAAGGCATACCCTCGCAACAGCAGCCGGGCGGTTTAAATCCGGTGCAGCAGCAgcaaatgcaacaacaacaatttggaCGTGCCGGTATGCGCGGCATGGCACCCAATCAAATGGCTGGTGTAGCACCCAATCAAATAGCTCCTGGCATGGGTAACCAAGTCGGTATGGGCGCCCAGGGTATGGGAGGACAAAATCCCATAATGCAACAGCAAATGGCTGCTCAGGGTATGAATCAGGGCAATAGCCAAATGGGTATGAATCAAAATGCAGGCATGATACCTGGTGCAGGCTCTAGCAACAATCCCAATATGATGGCAGCACAAACCAATAACGGTATGGTAAATGCAGGTGGTATGATGCAACCCAATGTTGGGGTTGGTGTGGGTGTCGGTGGCGTGGGCAATAATGCCGTGGTCAACCAGGGCATGGTGAATCAGAGTGGACCCGCACAATTCCAGAATTTCAATCAATACCAACAGCAGGGCATGAATCAAACAGCGGGACCAAACCAACAAGCAAATCTCATGGGTGGTTTTAATCAAATGAATCAACGAAACAATCCAGGAGACTTTATggcacagcaacaacaacgtgGCCCTGGTGCTATGCCCGGCAATAGAGGACAGTATATAAATCAAGCACCCAATGTCACCATGAACAATATGATGGGCCAGGGTAATGTGCCACCTTATCAGAGGCAACAATCCACGGGTGGAAAGCCCGGTGTCAGCCAACAACAgttccaacaacaacagcgcATGCAACAAATGCTGCAAATGCAAG GCATGGGACCTCAAAACCCTGGTGCCAGTGGCATGGGACAAGCACAGAATCAAAGTGTTGGCCAGCAACAAAATCCAAATCTTGTAGCCCAGCTGCAACGACAAATGCCCAATCAACCCAATATGATGGGCCAACAGTATCAGCATCCTCCTCCCTATTGA